In the Persephonella hydrogeniphila genome, one interval contains:
- a CDS encoding efflux RND transporter periplasmic adaptor subunit has translation MKKIAVLIFVLLTGIGGLFLYTKLKGTEKQQVKVFKTEKVKRGEIKNIINATAIVKTQVNAYLKIGTRTTGLVQKMFIDIGDYVKKGQLIAIIDQREFKKNIEKTEYQIERAKNKLEQINKVYPARIREAEKNLEVARAEYEYALWKFKREKELLKEEFTTEESFEIARRELETKKARMKLAQETLKKLKLEYETEKKIAEDDIKVLQKELERQKVRLSYTEIYSPIDGIVSNIVAREGETLVAGLQAAELVTILKPDKLEIQIFVDETDIGKIKPGQKVEYHVDAFPDKIFTGKITKIYPEPIVKQNIVYYLAIVPVRKEYALYLRPEMTVYTKIIAGVKKNAIIVPNSAIRFEKGKQYVYVIKNGKPVIRYIKTGWIDENYTEVVEGLKEGELIAVKFSAPVKTKVFK, from the coding sequence ATGAAAAAGATAGCAGTACTGATTTTCGTTCTTTTAACAGGAATAGGTGGATTGTTTTTATATACAAAACTTAAAGGAACAGAAAAACAGCAGGTAAAAGTATTTAAAACAGAAAAAGTAAAAAGAGGAGAGATAAAAAATATTATTAATGCAACAGCCATTGTAAAGACGCAGGTAAATGCCTATCTGAAAATTGGGACAAGAACTACAGGTCTTGTCCAGAAGATGTTTATAGATATAGGAGATTACGTTAAAAAAGGTCAGCTTATTGCAATAATAGATCAGAGGGAGTTTAAAAAAAATATAGAGAAGACAGAATACCAGATTGAAAGGGCAAAAAATAAGTTAGAGCAGATAAACAAAGTATACCCTGCAAGAATAAGAGAGGCGGAGAAAAATCTTGAAGTTGCCAGAGCAGAGTACGAGTATGCACTGTGGAAATTTAAGAGAGAAAAGGAACTTTTAAAAGAGGAGTTTACAACGGAAGAAAGTTTTGAGATAGCCCGTAGAGAGCTTGAAACAAAAAAAGCAAGGATGAAACTTGCACAGGAAACGTTAAAAAAACTTAAGCTTGAGTATGAAACAGAAAAAAAGATAGCAGAAGATGATATAAAAGTACTTCAGAAAGAGTTAGAGAGACAGAAAGTAAGATTATCATACACAGAAATTTATTCTCCCATTGACGGTATAGTATCGAATATTGTTGCGAGGGAAGGAGAAACACTCGTTGCAGGACTTCAAGCAGCAGAACTTGTGACAATACTAAAGCCTGATAAATTAGAGATACAGATATTTGTAGATGAAACAGATATAGGAAAGATAAAACCGGGACAAAAAGTAGAATACCATGTTGACGCATTCCCAGATAAGATCTTTACAGGAAAAATCACAAAAATATACCCAGAACCTATAGTAAAGCAAAATATAGTCTACTACCTTGCAATAGTTCCTGTCAGAAAGGAATACGCCCTTTATCTAAGACCAGAGATGACTGTTTATACAAAAATCATAGCAGGAGTCAAGAAAAACGCTATAATCGTTCCTAATTCTGCGATAAGATTTGAGAAAGGAAAACAGTATGTATATGTAATAAAAAATGGCAAGCCTGTCATAAGATATATTAAAACAGGATGGATAGACGAGAACTACACAGAAGTTGTTGAAGGTCTTAAAGAAGGAGAACTGATAGCTGTAAAATTCTCAGCTCCCGTTAAAACAAAGGTCTTCAAATGA
- a CDS encoding peptidylprolyl isomerase, with protein MFINVGKSKWMKVILFITTFAFVGTAFVALVLYKLSGNIQGVAQVNGKDIPVAEFYYQVTLITNQMESKGIDTAPLKKQIYRDALRNVIEQELLFQEAQKEGVEATKEEVKRYLLDIEAFKENGKFSRDRYLAFLSQVNLTPSFFEEILRKELSVRHLLTLQKVGFYVSEDELNTFINKQLAKITGKFVLIKVPEYKPSEKEIKEYYTKNIKDFSGKKGKLIVVYQIDIKGLGTEKAQKKAQEIYKSLKNNTPVKTEKGVKKIFEDVVYDNKAKLSEKLLKELKNLSDKKKILLVSDEEHYYLIKYVKEVSKPLPLEKVREEIAGKIVREYKKKKEKEIYEELKGIVPQIKDLKNLAYNYKGEIKSIKGETAQSLAMEFGISQEDLGRIVRGKKGEILGPFRTTTGILIGKLEKIEAPEKERKKEMEKILKPILTENKYKTVIQMLIDKLKEESEIVINRRFLQ; from the coding sequence ATGTTCATAAATGTAGGGAAATCGAAATGGATGAAAGTAATTCTTTTCATAACAACATTTGCCTTTGTAGGAACAGCTTTTGTAGCTCTTGTTCTGTATAAACTTTCAGGAAATATCCAGGGAGTTGCTCAGGTAAATGGGAAAGATATTCCTGTGGCAGAATTCTACTATCAGGTAACACTTATAACAAATCAGATGGAATCAAAAGGTATAGATACTGCTCCTCTGAAAAAGCAGATATACAGAGATGCTTTGAGAAATGTTATAGAACAGGAGCTTTTATTTCAGGAGGCCCAGAAAGAAGGTGTTGAAGCAACAAAAGAAGAGGTAAAAAGATACCTCCTTGACATAGAAGCTTTCAAAGAAAACGGCAAATTTTCACGGGATAGATACCTTGCATTTTTATCACAGGTAAACCTGACCCCTTCATTTTTTGAAGAAATACTGAGAAAAGAGCTTTCTGTAAGACATCTTTTGACTCTTCAAAAGGTTGGTTTTTATGTATCGGAAGATGAACTGAACACATTTATAAACAAACAGCTTGCAAAAATAACAGGAAAGTTTGTTTTAATAAAAGTCCCTGAGTATAAGCCTTCAGAAAAAGAAATAAAAGAGTATTACACCAAAAACATAAAAGATTTTTCGGGAAAAAAAGGAAAATTGATAGTAGTATACCAGATAGATATAAAAGGTCTCGGTACTGAAAAAGCTCAGAAAAAAGCGCAGGAAATATATAAATCTCTAAAAAACAACACACCTGTTAAAACAGAAAAGGGTGTCAAAAAGATATTTGAAGATGTTGTTTACGATAACAAAGCAAAGCTATCTGAAAAACTTCTAAAAGAGCTGAAAAATCTCTCAGATAAGAAAAAAATCCTCCTTGTCTCTGATGAAGAACATTACTACCTGATCAAATATGTAAAAGAAGTATCAAAGCCCCTCCCTCTTGAAAAAGTCAGAGAAGAGATTGCAGGAAAAATAGTAAGGGAGTACAAAAAGAAAAAGGAAAAAGAGATTTATGAGGAACTGAAAGGAATTGTTCCTCAGATAAAAGATCTGAAAAACCTTGCTTACAACTACAAAGGAGAAATCAAAAGTATAAAAGGAGAAACAGCTCAATCCCTTGCTATGGAGTTCGGTATATCACAGGAGGATTTAGGCAGGATAGTAAGAGGAAAAAAAGGAGAGATTTTAGGTCCTTTCAGAACAACAACAGGTATTCTAATAGGAAAATTAGAAAAAATAGAAGCTCCTGAGAAAGAGAGAAAAAAGGAAATGGAAAAAATTCTCAAGCCGATACTAACAGAAAACAAGTACAAAACAGTTATACAGATGCTTATAGACAAGCTAAAAGAAGAGTCTGAGATTGTTATTAACAGGAGGTTTCTTCAGTAA
- a CDS encoding ABC transporter ATP-binding protein — protein MKEIIKLEDITKVYETAGIKTEALKGISLTVYEGEFLSIMGTSGSGKTTLMNIIGCLDTPTSGKYYLLGKDVSQLDDDHLSEIRNRYIGFVFQQFFLIPYLTALENILVPAVYSKEKFSEKEKEAEKLLDMLGLKDKKNNKPSQLSGGQQQRVAIGRALINNPELILADEPTGALDSKTAKEIMNIFVDLNKKGKTIILITHDPQIASYAHRIIKISDGKITT, from the coding sequence ATGAAAGAGATAATAAAACTTGAAGATATAACAAAAGTCTACGAAACAGCAGGCATAAAAACAGAAGCATTAAAGGGTATATCCCTTACCGTTTATGAAGGGGAATTTCTCTCCATAATGGGAACTTCAGGTTCAGGAAAAACAACACTGATGAATATAATCGGATGTTTGGATACCCCAACCTCAGGGAAATACTATCTGCTGGGGAAAGATGTGTCTCAGCTTGACGATGACCATCTATCAGAGATAAGAAACAGGTATATAGGTTTTGTTTTTCAGCAGTTTTTCCTTATTCCATATCTTACAGCTTTAGAAAACATCCTTGTTCCTGCTGTATACTCAAAAGAAAAATTTTCTGAAAAGGAAAAAGAAGCAGAAAAGCTACTTGATATGCTCGGTCTTAAAGACAAAAAAAATAACAAACCTTCCCAGCTTTCTGGAGGTCAGCAGCAGAGGGTTGCTATAGGCAGAGCTTTAATCAATAATCCTGAGCTGATTTTAGCCGATGAACCTACAGGAGCTTTAGACTCAAAAACAGCAAAGGAGATAATGAATATTTTTGTTGATCTGAACAAAAAGGGAAAAACAATAATACTAATTACCCACGACCCCCAGATAGCCTCTTATGCACACAGAATAATAAAAATATCTGACGGCAAGATTACAACATGA